A genomic window from Cotesia glomerata isolate CgM1 linkage group LG7, MPM_Cglom_v2.3, whole genome shotgun sequence includes:
- the LOC123269912 gene encoding reversion-inducing cysteine-rich protein with Kazal motifs encodes MWVYKFIYLCLWILIEIFCFTDGLQEMSCCSVADGECRIACSEISLVAVGADSEVRESVRTRLSDFCSHEMSEFWACINSTLSEAENNENWVGRGCCHLAQYPLCQSSCALAGSRMHLENSCRPSDELEFYSCLERREEGERCCSDVSNTTCRSVCRDLFHKPGKQFSLKLYSSKGCFTQVPKCLKTVAESANPENPKQYLNCCKEATTPSCLDACRKVLFKSSSIREILDTLEEKCHPVIPHSPLWSCILQTAPIKPSRVPLDIGKLTCCSRAASTNCQNLCWKAFQADWEVSWSQMETECLSSPNEADLRRCIEDSDEPCEIGCTGLSYCTKFNNRPVNLFRSCSKSSDDAARWEADHWARGGVIRGLGVPVRADPSCPLESLRAAACVLQLRPCENRIHETQLCREDCLELMANCVDWTVIGRTHTAASLCAKLSPSRPGTPCVSLRPFMEEAQDEVVAGVLPSADVSTPCKRNPCPDDQVCVLTPNDSTLYKCLPSCTLGEMSRLLVPLNTWVQIPRTDQQGCHRVCQCTVNGLEKCKTLNCYNPNSCWVQDRFVAHRTNFYLDCNPCHCFEGEVTCSRKTCSEVRVPSLPCDCPAHYVPVCSRFGVTYASACLAKCTGLSATEIQFGSCSSVDPCQPNLCNPNERCLRKPRVCLSPIHKPCRQYECVPLDCDLRNAEYGPVCDRDNHQHNTSCALIKAKAALAYHGPCLRGCSLRGPICAVNGEVYASECAAWADRTIVDYVGACVAVGVVGDRNVPRCGDAVKCPRLNPPNCIGVTPPGSCCPVCGGAARIFYSKKQLDRIYYMMEEEADKDAVTLEKLLLALGRQIQVAQCTLRGHVTPENDIFIIVQSTTKEPSSLQLRVCIAETEKLVVRITERSSKVVAEVPLGSLTRAEVAHGHVSMATGAISSLYVTIMLFVIIKLIA; translated from the exons ATGTGggtttacaaatttatttatctgtgCCTGTGGAttcttattgaaattttttgtttcacaGATGGATTGcaag AAATGTCGTGCTGTTCAGTTGCAGACGGAGAGTGTCGCATTGCCTGTTCTGAG aTATCATTGGTCGCCGTTGGAGCTGACTCAGAAGTGCGTGAAAGTGTCAGGACCAGGTTGTCAGACTTTTGTTCACATGAAATG TCGGAATTCTGGGCCTGTATCAATTCCACTTTAAGtg aagcagaaaataatgaaaattggGTTGGCAGAGGCTGTTGTCATTTAGCGCAGTATCCGCTGTGCCAGTCATCCTGTGCGTTAGCAGGGTCACGGATGCATTTAGAAAATTCTTGCCGTCCGAGTGATGAATTGGAATTCTATTCATGCTTAGAAAGGCGGGAGGAGGGCGAGCGTTGTTGCAGCGATGTCTCCAATACGACGTGCCGCTCGGTATGTCGTGATTTATTTCACAAGCCGGGGAAACAATTCAGTTTAAAATTGTACAGCAGCAAAGGATGCTTTACTCAAGTGCCGAAGTGCTTGAAAACTGTCGCCGAGTCAGCAAATCCAGAAAATCCTAAGCAGT ATTTGAACTGCTGTAAGGAGGCCACCACACCCAGTTGTCTGGATGCTTGTAGAAAAGTACTATTCAAATCGTCTTCCATCCGAGAAATTTTGGATACTCTGGAAGAAAAATGTCATCCAGTGATTCCCCATTCGCCTCTTTGGAGCTGCATTCTCCAAACAGCGCCCATAAAGCCGTCACGGGTTCCTCTAGACATTGGAAAACTGACGTGCTGTTCACGAGCTGCGAGTACCAACTGTCAGAACCTTTGCTGGAAGGCTTTTCAAGCAGACTGGGAAGTGTCCTGGTCACAGATGGAGACCGAGTGCCTGTCATCGCCAAATGAAGCTGATTTACGTCGCTGCATAGAAGATTCCGATGAACCATGTGAAATTGGCTGCACCGGGTTGTCTTACTGTACCAAGTTCAATAACCGCCCAGTCAACCTGTTCCGTTCATGCTCGAAATCATCCGACGACGCAGCACGCTGGGAAGCTGATCATTGGGCTCGTGGTGGAGTGATCCGTGGTTTAGGAGTTCCAGTTCGTGCTGATCCTTCCTGCCCTCTAGAATCATTGCGAGCAGCAGCGTGTGTGCTTCAGTTACGACCCTGCGAGAATCGGATCCACGAGACCCAATTGTGCCGAGAAGACTGCCTAGAACTGATGGCCAACTGCGTCGACTGGACGGTGATAGGTCGGACTCATACAGCAGCTAGTTTGTGTGCTAAGTTATCACCATCCAGGCCTGGAACACCCTGCGTTTCTCTTCGACCTTTTATGGAAGAAGCTCAAGATGAGGTTGTTGCTGGAGTTTTGCCTTCTGCTGATGTTTCCACTCCTTGCAAGCGGAACCCATGCCCAGATGACCAAGTTTGCGTACTGACACCCAATGACAGCACGTTGTACAAGTGTCTTCCATCTTGCACTTTGGGGGAAATGTCACGATTACTGGTTCCTTTGAACACTTGGGTCCAGATACCGCGGACTGATCAGCAAGGGTGTCATCGCGTCTGTCAATGCACTGTTAATGGGTTAGAAAAGTGCAAAACTCTCAATTGCTACAACCCCAATTCCTGCTGGGTGCAAGATCGCTTCGTGGCTCACAGGACTAACTTCTACTTAGACTGCAATCCGTGTCACTGTTTCGAGGGAGAAGTTACTTGCTCACGGAAAACCTGCAGCGAAGTACGCGTTCCGTCACTGCCTTGTGATTGTCCTGCTCACTATGTTCCAGTTTGCAGCCGATTTGGAGTCACCTATGCAAGCGCTTGCTTGGCTAAATGCACTGGACTATCTGCAACAGAGATTCAGTTTGGAAGCTGTTCTTCTGTAGATCCGTGCCAACCGAATTTGTGTAATCCAAATGAAAGGTGCTTGCGTAAGCCACGGGTTTGTTTATCACCAATCCACAAACCGTGTAGACAATACGAATGTGTTCCTTTGGATTGTGACCTTCGAAACGCAGAATACGGCCCGGTTTGCGATCGGGATAATCATCAGCACAATACATCCTGTGCTTTGATAAAAGCTAAAGCTGCTCTTGCGTACCATGGACCCTGTTTACGAGGTTGCAGCCTTCGAGGACCAATTTGTGCGGTGAATGGCGAAGTTTATGCCAGCGAGTGCGCTGCTTGGGCTGATAGGACTATCGTTGATTACGTCGGAGCTTGCGTTGCGGTAGGTGTTGTTGGTGATCGAAACGTACCCAGATGTGGCGATGCGGTAAAATGTCCAAGACTGAATCCTCCCAATTGCATAGGTGTCACTCCTCCGGGGAGCTGTTGTCCTGTTTGTGGTGGCGCGGCACGcattttttattccaaaaaacag cTCGACCGAATTTACTACATGATGGAAGAGGAAGCCGATAAAGATGCAGTGACATTGGAAAAACTTTTGCTAGCACTAGGACGACAAATCCAAGTTGCCCAGTGCACGTTACGCGGTCATGTTACTCCAGAGAATGACATATTCATCATTGTACAGTCTACAACAAAAGAACCTTCCAGTTTGCAATTGAGAGTGTGCATCGCGGAAACTGAAAAGCTGGTTGTCCGAATTACTGAGCGCAGTTCTAAAGTTGTCGCCGAAGTGCCTCTAGGGTCTCTAACCCGAGCAGAAGTCGCTCATGGGCATGTTTCCATGGCAACTGGAGCGATTTCATCACTATATGTGACAATCATGCTATTTGTTATCATCAAATTGATTGCGTAA
- the LOC123269913 gene encoding mitotic spindle assembly checkpoint protein MAD2B isoform X2, with protein sequence MYILYFSSDILSELLEVAFNSIIYSRQLYPREIFTKKKIYSTAVYISEHPEVNDYLRNIILSVKELLDSDVTSVKKINFVICDDEQKEIERVVFDLMEFRFTDNEAFLIHRKDPYFLKTEDALRELNLRLLMSDNYLSKLPKDCTFFIEIETNESAHIGLSENPKCLEFPWIVKKPSGQLTQQSDNNYLLPLTTIKTEYLGLQIFVKTSNPLNK encoded by the exons atgtatattttatatt TTAGTTCGGATATCTTATCAGAATTACTAGAAGTCGCTTTTAACAGTATTATCTATTCACGGCAATTGTACCCACGAGAAATATTTACcaagaagaaaatttacagTACTGCCGTTTACATATCAGAACATCCGGAggttaatgattatttaagaaatattataTTGTCCGTAAAAGAACTTTTGGATTCTGATGTGACATCTGTTAAGAAGATTAATTTTGTCATTTGCGATGATGAGCAGAAGGAAATTGAAAGAGTTGTCTTTGATTTAATGGAGTTCCGTTTTACTGATAATGA aGCATTTTTAATCCATAGAAAAGATccgtatttcttaaaaaccGAGGACGCTCTTCGAGAATTAAATCTGCGGTTGTTGATGTCTGATAATTATCTGAGTAAACTACCGAAGGATTGTACATTCTTTATTGAAATAGAAACCAATGAATCAGCTCACATTGGTCTAAGCGAGAATCCAAAGTGCCTTGAGTTTCCATGGATTGTTAAGAAACCGAGCGGTCAATTAACACAgcaaagtgataataattacttattgcCTCTAACAACAATTAAAACTGAATATTTAGgattacaaatttttgttaagaCTTCAAAtcctttaaataaatga
- the LOC123269913 gene encoding mitotic spindle assembly checkpoint protein MAD2B isoform X3: MSQCQIVSSDILSELLEVAFNSIIYSRQLYPREIFTKKKIYSTAVYISEHPEVNDYLRNIILSVKELLDSDVTSVKKINFVICDDEQKEIERVVFDLMEFRFTDNEKDPYFLKTEDALRELNLRLLMSDNYLSKLPKDCTFFIEIETNESAHIGLSENPKCLEFPWIVKKPSGQLTQQSDNNYLLPLTTIKTEYLGLQIFVKTSNPLNK; the protein is encoded by the exons TTAGTTCGGATATCTTATCAGAATTACTAGAAGTCGCTTTTAACAGTATTATCTATTCACGGCAATTGTACCCACGAGAAATATTTACcaagaagaaaatttacagTACTGCCGTTTACATATCAGAACATCCGGAggttaatgattatttaagaaatattataTTGTCCGTAAAAGAACTTTTGGATTCTGATGTGACATCTGTTAAGAAGATTAATTTTGTCATTTGCGATGATGAGCAGAAGGAAATTGAAAGAGTTGTCTTTGATTTAATGGAGTTCCGTTTTACTGATAATGA AAAAGATccgtatttcttaaaaaccGAGGACGCTCTTCGAGAATTAAATCTGCGGTTGTTGATGTCTGATAATTATCTGAGTAAACTACCGAAGGATTGTACATTCTTTATTGAAATAGAAACCAATGAATCAGCTCACATTGGTCTAAGCGAGAATCCAAAGTGCCTTGAGTTTCCATGGATTGTTAAGAAACCGAGCGGTCAATTAACACAgcaaagtgataataattacttattgcCTCTAACAACAATTAAAACTGAATATTTAGgattacaaatttttgttaagaCTTCAAAtcctttaaataaatga
- the LOC123269913 gene encoding mitotic spindle assembly checkpoint protein MAD2B isoform X1: MSQCQIVSSDILSELLEVAFNSIIYSRQLYPREIFTKKKIYSTAVYISEHPEVNDYLRNIILSVKELLDSDVTSVKKINFVICDDEQKEIERVVFDLMEFRFTDNEAFLIHRKDPYFLKTEDALRELNLRLLMSDNYLSKLPKDCTFFIEIETNESAHIGLSENPKCLEFPWIVKKPSGQLTQQSDNNYLLPLTTIKTEYLGLQIFVKTSNPLNK; encoded by the exons TTAGTTCGGATATCTTATCAGAATTACTAGAAGTCGCTTTTAACAGTATTATCTATTCACGGCAATTGTACCCACGAGAAATATTTACcaagaagaaaatttacagTACTGCCGTTTACATATCAGAACATCCGGAggttaatgattatttaagaaatattataTTGTCCGTAAAAGAACTTTTGGATTCTGATGTGACATCTGTTAAGAAGATTAATTTTGTCATTTGCGATGATGAGCAGAAGGAAATTGAAAGAGTTGTCTTTGATTTAATGGAGTTCCGTTTTACTGATAATGA aGCATTTTTAATCCATAGAAAAGATccgtatttcttaaaaaccGAGGACGCTCTTCGAGAATTAAATCTGCGGTTGTTGATGTCTGATAATTATCTGAGTAAACTACCGAAGGATTGTACATTCTTTATTGAAATAGAAACCAATGAATCAGCTCACATTGGTCTAAGCGAGAATCCAAAGTGCCTTGAGTTTCCATGGATTGTTAAGAAACCGAGCGGTCAATTAACACAgcaaagtgataataattacttattgcCTCTAACAACAATTAAAACTGAATATTTAGgattacaaatttttgttaagaCTTCAAAtcctttaaataaatga